CCTATTCTTGCACGTAGGTCCATGCCGGCTAATGCTATGAACTTGGGTTTGAAGGTTTCGGCGAAGAAGACCGCTCTATCTCCGTCTGTGAATCCTCCGAAGTTATAGACATTGGGTCTCGGCTCAACCTGCGTTGTACCTAAGACTTTAGAGAATGTAGGAACCACCTCCTCTATCCTCTGAACGTTGTCTCCATGGGCTAAGACTACTATAACTGAGCCGAGGCGCTCACACCTGATCTGGTCCTCAACCCTACCATCTAGATCGGTTACTATGAACTCGGGGTTAGCGTCTGCTAACTCAAGAAGCGCGGAGGCGGCGCCGTCAGCAGCTATCTTCACACACCCCTCTAGGAGGCTTGTTTCCCTAAGCTGCTTTATGTCTTCATCAAGGGAGGGGCCTGCGCCGAAGACCAAGACGCCCTTCCCCTCAATATAGTGGCTGATGTGTGATGGGTCTATGCTCTTTTTGGCGATGAGTCTGCTTAGGATGTCTGCTGCTATCTGATCCTTAATTCTATCAAGCTTTAGCAGTGTAGCTATTCTTTCGTACCACGGCCACCAATCTTCGATCCTCATTTCAAACTGCCTTAAGTTCCTCCCTCACATCTTTTAGGGTCGCGTGCCTCTCAGCAACCAAATCTTGGTGATGTACACACTCCTCGCTGTACGCTTGCACGTAGACCCTCGTTTGGTCAGGTAACTCCTTATACCTCTCAGCCAGATAGGCTAATGAAGCTCGCACAACATCCTCAACAAACATCGCTCTTTCGACAGCTGCTTTAACGACCGAAACCTCAGATGGGCGCTTGAGTATGGTATATGTTCCGCCGCTCAGCGCACCTCTTGCCACCTCAATTATATCTTCAACGTCGATTGCGAAGCCAGGGGGCTCCTCAAGGAGGATGAGGTTATATGCCCGCTGAGTATGAGTAGCTATGGGAACCGCTTCGAAGATACGCTTAATGTCAGTGGTTGCGTAGCCGAGCTCTCTGAGCCTATCTTCAGCTAAAGCT
The window above is part of the Nitrososphaerota archaeon genome. Proteins encoded here:
- a CDS encoding GTP cyclohydrolase I FolE2 codes for the protein VKLLEKHEYAKRAEVRLKSDYFVEARPPHSDYTFREPCKIYASAAAERNNKIVKFVGARVSGFTACPCTQNLMKALAEDRLRELGYATTDIKRIFEAVPIATHTQRAYNLILLEEPPGFAIDVEDIIEVARGALSGGTYTILKRPSEVSVVKAAVERAMFVEDVVRASLAYLAERYKELPDQTRVYVQAYSEECVHHQDLVAERHATLKDVREELKAV
- a CDS encoding DUF115 domain-containing protein — its product is MRIEDWWPWYERIATLLKLDRIKDQIAADILSRLIAKKSIDPSHISHYIEGKGVLVFGAGPSLDEDIKQLRETSLLEGCVKIAADGAASALLELADANPEFIVTDLDGRVEDQIRCERLGSVIVVLAHGDNVQRIEEVVPTFSKVLGTTQVEPRPNVYNFGGFTDGDRAVFFAETFKPKFIALAGMDLRARIGKYSKPEPITQEALHRKILKLEICKELLEWFSTRTTTPLYNLTSSGNPIRGFRKASPEKLMNTLNSSFT